AGACAAAACAGAGGCGACATACGACGCCTATTTACTTTTTCATTGCAAAAAGCTTTGAAAGTGGTGTGGCTCGTCACACGTTTTCCAGCAGCTCTGTCTCAAAGTGAATTTTAACAATTTCAATAATTTTGTAATGTCCCCAGGTGCTATTCAATTTCTATGAGAAGTATAACCCATTAAATAAAGTATCCAAAATCTCTTCATTACTTTTACAATCCTACTTAAAATAATAATCCAGAGTAGCGGCAAAGGCACCAgatggcaggcgggctcaggcagagtggtcaggcaggtgggctcagagtcaggacaggcaaaggtcaaaaccaggaaaGTGAGGAAAAAGTGAGACTgtggaaaagcaggagctgagacaaacaactggttgacttgacaaactggcacagacagacagaaaacacaggtataaatacccagaggataagtggggaagatgggcgacacctggagggtgtggagacaagcacaaagacaggtgaaacagatcagggtgtgaaacttgtcctagagagatttaaaCGGTTATCAAAAtatcacgccagggtaagcctacacaaaacacagcccttatttgaagtgtttctaaaatcacaTTTGGGAAAAattaatggtggaaaaacaattggaaacATTTTATTGTTTGAAGGCTACATTTAATGGGTATTATGGTACTCTATAGATCTCTACCTGAACATACATGATCTAAATGACTGATAGTTGGAATTAAGCAGTCATAAAATGATGCCttgtttactttgaagaactagattattttgtcagacagcataggcagcaaCTCTAtcgagatgagatgatgacttggaatgaaataataaagtcatcaaataaaataaaaaagattaTACTctacaactgaaatattttagtCAAGTAAaataatgtgaataaatgatggttactaagtgataagcagtaatgggcagtcactatcATCATGGGACTTCTATTAGTTGTTTgattctgtgttacagcattcaacccaaagAATCTAAACCGAAAAATAAAACAGTGATTCTTTTTTCATAATCAAAATGAAACCCAaccaacctcaaaaagcactaatcaaTCAGCAATAGTCCCAGACAGGGTGTAAATGTGTCATGGTCCATCTGTGAGCAATCCACCTATTATTATTAGGATTTAAGTGCCTGAGCTTGACCAACATGTTTTTCTAAAAGTCAAATATGTTATTTTTCTGATagaataaccccccccccccccccacaaaaacaaaaaaagtccACGCATGGTAGGAAGGACCCAGCAGTCTAAATACTGAGTCCACGCATGGTAGGAAGGACCCAGCAGTCTAAATACTGCTTTGGAACTGATGCACCCTGCTGGTATATTATAGAACTTCAGCATATTGGACACGTTCATGTTACCCAGTATGAAAACTGTTGTGAATTATGTTTATACAGTaacaatcaaaagtttggacacacctactcattcaagggttttctttattttttactattttcgacATGGTACattaatagtgatgacatcaaaactatgaaataacacatatggaatcatggagtaaccaaaaaagtgttatatcaaaaatacactgctcaaaaaaataacgcttggcattctctcaaccagcttcacctggaatgcttttccaacagacttgaagtagttcccacatatgctgagcactagttggctgcttttccttcactctgtggtccaactcatcccaaaccatctcaaatggattgaggtcaggtgattgtggaggccaggtcatctgatgaagcacttcatcactctccttcttggtcaaatagcccttacaccgcttggaggtgtgttgggtcattgtcctgttggaaaaaatgatagtcccatgaaacgcaaaccagatgggatggcgtatcactgcagaaaaTCATCAAAATGATTTGATGCAGCCACACAGAATGGCCCTCACTAGAACATTATTCTGTTTGGCATGGTCAACTTTAGGAGTTCTAAAAGGGGCCGGCCACAATGTCGCTCAAACCTTCCCCCTGTGATGCCGCAGTGTTCTAGATCTCTGCAATAAATACACATCCTGAGCCACGTATATAGAATCATGGCTATAAACACACTATAAACACACCAAAGGTACCTGGTCATGAAAGGGTTACCTGTCCTCAATGAAAGCTACTCAAATGGTTTCCTTGTTGTGTCTTTTCTTTTGCAATCTGGTGACATTTCAGCCTTCCCTGTTAGCTAGTTTCCTATTGCTGTCCCCTAGTTTAGATAGCTCAGTTGACAGGAGAATGATGCGGGACAGGTAACACCAGGAATAAGGACAGGAAATACATTTTTTGATAGCACTGGGGCATAAAGTGACTGTGAATCAAGCCATGAAGTGGTTAAGACACAGTGGTGGAACTTGGAGACAAGCCATGACaattaagaacacacacacacctcaacctgTATTGTTAGGGTGCAAAGTTCAGTGCAGGACTCGGCAGAAGGATTTTACATTAACACTGATATTCTAAACTGGTAATTAAACAGGCCTTGTGCGATGTGATTTCCTTAAAATGGCTTCCATAGTATCTCTCCCAGAGGGGAAtctctcctgttctgtgtgcTGTGACATCTTCAAGGACCCGGTCATCCTGTCATGTAGACACGGCATCTGTAAAGTCTGCTTGTTGGAACTGTGGAAACATAACGACGTGCTGGAATGCCCTCTTTGTAGAAGAAGATCATCGCTGGAGCTTCCACTTGATCTGAATCTGAAGAGGCAGTGTGAGGCTGTCTTACAGGAGAGGAGTCGGGAAGATACGACTGAGTCTGAGGTTCTCTGCAACCTGCATAATGAGAAGCTTGAGctcttctgtctggaggataagcAGCTACTGTGTTTAAAGTGTAGGGCCTTAAAGAAAAACACCAACGACGGCCTTTGTCAGATCGATAAAGCTGCTAAGAATTATAAGGTATGAAAACTTGGATGGTTTAAGCTGGTCACTGGCGGTTAATTGTGTTTTGTGAGAAATTGCATTGatagaattttttttattttaggtgtacaattttatattttatatttgaggtcaGAAGGTTCAATGGTCCATTTCATGAAAATGTGTAAAACAAGTTGTCTGTGTTTCATGTGGCTATTTCAATAATAGctcactacaactactaccaatTTTAGGAGAAACTCCAGACTGCACTAAAATCCTTACAGGGAAACCTGAAGGCCTTTAACAAAGTTATACGATCCTGTGATCAAGCAGTAGAAAATATTACGGTAAGAATTCTGAGTAATATAACAATGTGAAACTACAGTAGCTTACCCCTTCACATAAACGCTGTGGTCTATCAGATATCCCTCTTACTGTCTCCAGAGCCAGGCTCAGCACACAGAGAAGCAGATTAAGAAGGAGTTTGAAAAGCTTCATCAGTTTCTAAGAGATGAAGAGGCAGATAGTATAGCTGCACTGcgggaggaagaggagcagaggAATAAGACGGTGAAGGAGAAGATTGAAGAGATGTGCAGAGAGATATCATCACTGTCTGAAACAATCAGAGCCATAGAAGAGGAGCTGAGAGCTGAAGACATCTCATTCTTGCAAGTAAGTACTAATATCCATGTGTACATTACTTGTGATACTTGATTAACTAAATCGATCTCATTGATTGTAGTGATTACATTGATTGGTAATTTGCACATTGTTTCTTCTTCTACAGAACTACAAGGTCACAATGAAAAGGCAAGTTAGTTGTGTCCTTTCTCTATCTTCCCTGTGGTTCTGAACCCAATCCCACAGTATCAATTACTCTTGAATGTTTTCCAGAACCCAGTACACAATGCCGGATCTAGAGAGGGTTTCAGGTCCACTTATCAATGTGGCAAAGCACCTGGGCAACCTGCAGTTCAAAGTCTGGGAGAAGATGCAGGAGATTGTTCAATATAGTAAGTAATTAAACAATAAAATGTTGGCCCAATGAACACAACTTCAATAAGACTTTGGCCAGGATTCAAATCAAAGACAATAACAAATaaacaaaatctctctctctgtgaatccTGTTGCATTACTATATTTGTATGGGGCAACGTTTCCAGTTATTTTACAAGCTAGATGGAGCTGTGGTGttatttcaaatgttttttttaaacattgaaaGTGAGAAACCCAGCCCTTGTCAATTTTAATCTGTAGTTGAAATCTAATCTCTACGTTCAGCTCCTGTGACTCTGGACCCCAATACTGCCCATCCGCGTCTCCGCCTGTCTGAAGATCTGACCAGTGTGAGAGACAGTGATGATATACAGTGGCTTCCTGTCAACCCAGAGAGGTTTGATCACCTCCAGTTTGTCCTGGCCTCTGAGGGCTTTAACTCAGGGACACACAGCTGGCTTGTTGAGGTTGGGGAGAGTGAAAACTGGACCATAGGTGTGATCACAGACTCTGTCCAGAGGTCTGGATTGATAAAGAGTGGATACTGGAGTGTTGGATATTATGAAGGTAAATACTGGGCATTATGCCCACCTGTTCCACCCACTGATATCACATTGAGACAGAAACCTAAGCAGATCAGAGTGCATCTGGACTGTGACAGAGGAAAGCTGTCATTCTCGGACCCTGATAATAACACACGTCTACACGCGTTCACACAACATTTCACAGAGAGAGTCTCTCCATTTGTTGGTAATTACTGTGAACTCCACTCTCTAAAGATCTTACCACTGAAGGTCTCTGTAACAGTGGTTTAGCAGAGTTAGATGGTACTGCATCCGTCTAAATCAGTGATCAAGTTCACTACAGGTAATCAATCTCATTATTATAGAGAAATAATGTTTTCGATGGAATGGACCGTTTCACTTTTCCACTATTGAGAATCAATACTAATGTTTTTGGCTCATTGACTATTAGCATCTTTGCCAACATTCATTTCTATTAAACTGACTGAATTCGCTCTTGTGTTCATTCTTCTGTACTGTTGTCAATGATTAAAGCAAACATTTTTAACAGCTTAGTCCGTTATAACATAATATATTTTATCAGGAGTTTAGGAGCTTCTCCAGATGTCTGATGGTACCAGGCCAGGTAATACTGTGAGCCAGAGTACTGAGTAACTTTACCACTGGTGCTACAGTCAATAGAGACAGTTTGACCAGGCTGGACTGATTGAGCTGCAGACTGAGTCAATACATACTGGCCCCAAGaccctgcagagagagaagggctgaAGCATTCACTGCCAATGCAAAGCTGGAAATGTCCCTTCTGGGCAAAGCATTGCCTTGTAATTAAGAAAACTTTCTGAAACCCACTTCCAAGTGTAGTCTGAAAGTCATtacaaaaacatatatatatatatacatatactgaCACATTACCTCATTGCTGTATCATATTTAAGATACTTTTGATGATTTGATCTACCTGAGTGAGTTTGAATTTATATTAATTGATGTGATATGGTCCTCGTAATGAAATAGTATGATTAGATGATACAATAcaatgagatatacagtatcaacagaggtcgaccgattatgatttttcaacaccgatactgattattggaggaccaaaaaaagatgataccgattaatcggacgatttttatatatatatttgtaataatgacaattacaacaattctGAATGAACAACACttttaatacatcaataaaatcaatttagtctcaaataaataatgaaacatgttcaatttggtttaaataatgcaaaaacaaagtgttggagaagaaagtaaaagtgcaatatgtgccatgtaaaaaagctaacatttaagttccttgctcagaagatatgaaagctggtggttccttttaatatgagtcttcaatattcccaggtaagaagttttaggttgtagttattacaggactatttctctctataccatttatatttcatatacctttgactattggatgttcttataggcactataatATTGCCAGTCTAATCTCgtgagttgataggcttgaagtcataaacagcgcaatgcatgaagcattgcgaagagttGCTGGCAaacgtgctgtttgaatgaatgcttacgagcctgctgctgcctaccaccgctcagtcagactgctctatcaaatcatagacttaattataatataataacacacagaaatacaagccttaggtcattaatatggtcaaatccggattctatcatttcgaaaacaaaatgtttattctttcagtgaaatacggaaccgttccgtattttatctaacgggtggcatccataagtctaaatattgctgttacaatgcacaaccttcaatgtgatgtcataattatgtacatttctggcaaattagttcgcaacgagccaggcagccaaaactgctgcatataccctgactctgttgcgcagaatgcaagagaagtgacacaatttctctAGTTTAATATTGCtcgctaacatgaatttcttttaaataaatatgcaggtttaaaaaaatatacttctgtgtattgattttaagaaaggcgttgatgtttatggttaggtacacattggtgcaacgatagtgtttttttgcaaatgtgcttgttaaatcacccgtttggcgaagtaggctgtgattcaatgataaattaacaggcaccgcatcgatgaGGCAACTTCAGAAgtaaaagtccacagacccactccaaaaggctttcggagccatcatcgcctcagtgggttttgtccaatatGTCTCCCCCatctactcactgccacagtcatactctggacctaaaTGTtctggatcttaatgtttttcctcataatcctggactatcggaccaccattttattacgtttgcaatcgcaacaaataatctgttcagaccccaaccaaggatcatcaaaagttgtgctataaattctcagacaacccaaagattcctagatgctcttccagactccctccgcctacccaaggacgtctgtaacggccgttggtggaagaaggtgaggaccaaggtgcagcgtgatacgTGTTCATATTGTTTATTCGAAACTGAACACTAAAATGCAAAACAACAAAGagacaaccgaaacagctccgtcaaatgcaaaacacactaaacagaaaataactacccataccacacaggtgggaaaaggcaacctaagtatggttctcaatcagctgcctctgattgagaaccacactcggccaaacaccacagaaatccaaaacatagaaaatgaacatagaatgcccaccctagtcacaccctggcctaaccaaaataaagaatgaaagcctctctatggccagggcgtgacaacgtcagagtacaaaaatcagttaaccatctaaccgaggaactcaatttaagcctgcgcaataccctagatgcagtcggaCCCCTAAAAaccaaaaacatttgtcataagaaactagctccctggtatacagaaaatacccaagcaGCTGATGAATTTCAAGCAGAGAGACAGGCGATACTGTATCAGTAGAGAAGCTGATTTTGCACAATGTTGAATGGGGCAGAAATTGCGTACAACATGACTCTGTAAAAAGACAGCTATTGTGAACCACTAATCTAACTTTGGGTTGGGGAAGTCCTGTGGTTCGGGGGAGGAATGGGAACCGTTTGTCTTGTTCGGTCTCATCACTTGTTTTTCTGTCCATGGGAACCTGTTTTGTACCTTATTAAAAAGATACAATAATTTGATCACCAACAGATAATAAATGGTATACAACAACGTGCTACAGATTTCCAGTAGCCAACTGCTTTACAATACCCCTATTTGTGATGATTTGTCCTacgtacagtatgtactgtataagGATAATACAACTATAAgactgacatacagtgccttcagaaagtattcataaacCTTGAATTatgccacattttgttgtgttagagcctgaattgaaaatgcaTTAAAATGATTGCATtctcacccatttacacacaatacccaaaaaTGAGCAAGTGAAAATATGCTTTGGAAAACTTTtataaatgtattgaaaattaaatatagaaatagctaatttacataagtattcccacccctgagtcaatacttttgtAGAACcacctttagcagtgattacagctgtgagtctttctgatacaccatccaaagtgtatttaatcaattcaataactacattttttatcctgaacttatttaggctttccatacCAAAAGGATGGAATACATTGTGACTcaaaaatattatattatattattttttaaacatttcttaGAGCATTAGTTGGCTTTCACATTACTGGATATTGTGTGCAGGCCAGTGACTTTCATCTATTttatattcaggctgtaaaaattatgtggaacaagtcaaggggtgtgaatactttctgaaggcactgtatttctgaaCATAATCACAACCTGCCATTTATTTGAAGATTTAAAACATTGTGCATGTCAAGATATGGTCAAATACTGTGTGGAAAATGATATTTACCTTCTCTACTATAATTTGAAAATTATTTTTTACCTTCTCTACTATAATTTCAAAATGATATT
Above is a genomic segment from Oncorhynchus masou masou isolate Uvic2021 chromosome 12, UVic_Omas_1.1, whole genome shotgun sequence containing:
- the LOC135549879 gene encoding zinc-binding protein A33-like, whose protein sequence is MASIVSLPEGNLSCSVCCDIFKDPVILSCRHGICKVCLLELWKHNDVLECPLCRRRSSLELPLDLNLKRQCEAVLQERSREDTTESEVLCNLHNEKLELFCLEDKQLLCLKCRALKKNTNDGLCQIDKAAKNYKEKLQTALKSLQGNLKAFNKVIRSCDQAVENITSQAQHTEKQIKKEFEKLHQFLRDEEADSIAALREEEEQRNKTVKEKIEEMCREISSLSETIRAIEEELRAEDISFLQNYKVTMKRTQYTMPDLERVSGPLINVAKHLGNLQFKVWEKMQEIVQYTPVTLDPNTAHPRLRLSEDLTSVRDSDDIQWLPVNPERFDHLQFVLASEGFNSGTHSWLVEVGESENWTIGVITDSVQRSGLIKSGYWSVGYYEGKYWALCPPVPPTDITLRQKPKQIRVHLDCDRGKLSFSDPDNNTRLHAFTQHFTERVSPFVGNYCELHSLKILPLKVSVTVV